In Patescibacteria group bacterium, a single genomic region encodes these proteins:
- a CDS encoding DUF86 domain-containing protein, with translation MSKLPIEYLKHIRDELEYISSASKGLSKNEFLQDETLKRSFTRSIEIIGEAVKNLPINFRNSQSHIDWQSISGMRDKLIHGYFGIDYDIVWDVVKNEAPVLKVEIEKLIQSINK, from the coding sequence ATGTCTAAGTTGCCAATTGAGTATTTGAAACATATAAGAGATGAATTAGAATATATTTCAAGCGCTTCAAAAGGGCTTTCTAAAAACGAATTTCTACAAGACGAAACGTTAAAAAGATCCTTTACCCGAAGTATAGAAATTATAGGCGAAGCAGTTAAAAACTTGCCAATCAATTTCCGTAACAGCCAGTCTCATATAGATTGGCAATCCATTTCCGGAATGAGAGATAAACTCATACACGGCTATTTTGGGATTGATTACGATATCGTTTGGGATGTGGTGAAAAACGAAGCGCCGGTACTTAAAGTAGAAATAGAAAAACTTATTCAAAGTATTAATAAATAA
- a CDS encoding nucleotidyltransferase family protein, which translates to MRRHLKSQKLDKDRILSLLQARSNKLSSFGVTDIGVFGSYVRGEQKAKSDVDILVEFRKDKKTFRNYINLAQYLEEIFGKQVELITTDSLSPYIAPYIRKEVEYV; encoded by the coding sequence ATGAGGCGACATCTAAAATCACAAAAATTGGACAAAGACAGGATTTTAAGTTTGTTGCAAGCCCGGAGCAATAAATTAAGTAGTTTCGGAGTTACTGATATTGGGGTTTTTGGCTCGTATGTTAGAGGTGAACAAAAAGCCAAAAGCGATGTTGATATTTTAGTAGAATTCCGCAAAGATAAAAAGACATTTAGGAATTATATTAACCTTGCCCAGTATCTTGAAGAAATTTTTGGAAAACAAGTAGAACTTATAACCACAGATTCTCTTAGTCCATACATTGCGCCTTATATCAGAAAGGAGGTTGAATATGTCTAA